AGAAACAAGAAGTGAGTTTGGTGCGTTCATCAGCGGCGGAATATTTGACATTTATTGCCTCCACTGGCGATAGCCACGAAAGCATTGAAATGCGCTACGAAGACGAAAATATTTGGCTTACCCAAAAAATGATGGCAGCACTTTATGATGTTGGTTTGCCGACAATAAACGAGCATGTAAAAAAAATCTACGCAGACAAAGAATTAACAGAAAGTGCAACTATTCGGAATTTCCGAATAGTTCAAAGCGAAGGCGCAAGACAAGTTTCAAGAATCGTCAATCATTACAATTTGCAAATGATTATTGCCGTAGGTTTTAAAGTCAACAATGAACGCGCGGTGCAATTTCGGAAATGGGCTAATTCCATCGTCAAGGATTTTACAATTAAAGGCTGGGTGATGGATGACGACCGATTGAAAAATGACGGTTCTGTTTTAACAAAAAAATATTTCGAACAGCAGCTTGAAAAAATTCGCGAGATTCGAATTTCCGAGCGCAAATTCTATCAGAAAATTACAGACATTTATGCGACCGCTTTAGACTACGACCCGAGCGCAAAAGCGACAAAAAGATTTTTCCAAGCAGTGCAAAACAAATTGCATTACAGCGTTCATGGCCAAACTGCCGCTGAAGTCATTTACAATCGTGCCGATGCACAAAAAGAAAATATGGGGCTCACCAATTGGGAAGGCGCTCCACAGGGTAAAATTCACAAATACGATGTTGTCGTGGCGAAAAATTATTTGACAGACGAAGAATTAAAACAACTTGAAAGAATTGTTTCGGCTTATTTAGATATGGCAGAAATGCAAGCCGAGCGCCATATTCCGATGACGATGCAAGATTGGGAAACTCGATTAAACGGATTTTTAACTTTGTGGGACAGAGACGTTTTAAAAGACAATGGAAAAATTTCTGCGGAAATTGCCAAGCTCCACGCCTTAACCGAATTCGAAAAATTCCGCGTTGTGCAAGACAAAATTTATCAAAGCGATTTTGATAAATTCTTAAAAGAAAATCACATCGAATACATCGCTGACAATTAGATTTTGAAATTTTTTTGCATTTTATCGTCTGCGACGA
Above is a window of Hallerella porci DNA encoding:
- a CDS encoding virulence RhuM family protein is translated as MAKKKQEVSLVRSSAAEYLTFIASTGDSHESIEMRYEDENIWLTQKMMAALYDVGLPTINEHVKKIYADKELTESATIRNFRIVQSEGARQVSRIVNHYNLQMIIAVGFKVNNERAVQFRKWANSIVKDFTIKGWVMDDDRLKNDGSVLTKKYFEQQLEKIREIRISERKFYQKITDIYATALDYDPSAKATKRFFQAVQNKLHYSVHGQTAAEVIYNRADAQKENMGLTNWEGAPQGKIHKYDVVVAKNYLTDEELKQLERIVSAYLDMAEMQAERHIPMTMQDWETRLNGFLTLWDRDVLKDNGKISAEIAKLHALTEFEKFRVVQDKIYQSDFDKFLKENHIEYIADN